The Nitrospinota bacterium genome includes a region encoding these proteins:
- a CDS encoding FHA domain-containing protein, whose amino-acid sequence MAKLIITYKDKVLQEIEIARTITIGRETGDILIKNPAVSARHVKIEKSGAQFIAVDLNSTNGTFVNDERITQKELKTGDMITVGRHVLKFEDPEQQSSDASFGFGTEDLGGQTLMMDSSKIKAMMAAAGGPAPSGETQQTTTRRDAPKLFLMQPSGAPKVVRLEKESTMIGSSDTSDIQIKGLTIGRVAAVIAKAGDKYEITFQGGMAKLKVNGKQVDRQILANGDKFSIGSYNFEFRTEL is encoded by the coding sequence ATGGCAAAGCTGATCATAACGTACAAGGACAAGGTCCTGCAGGAAATCGAGATCGCAAGGACCATCACCATCGGCAGGGAAACCGGGGATATCCTTATTAAAAACCCGGCCGTCTCCGCCCGCCATGTGAAGATAGAAAAGTCCGGCGCCCAGTTTATCGCGGTGGACTTGAACAGCACCAACGGCACGTTCGTCAACGACGAGCGGATAACACAAAAAGAATTGAAGACCGGCGACATGATCACCGTGGGCCGCCACGTGCTCAAGTTCGAGGATCCTGAGCAGCAATCTTCGGACGCTTCTTTCGGCTTCGGGACCGAAGACCTGGGCGGACAGACGCTGATGATGGACTCGTCGAAGATAAAGGCGATGATGGCCGCCGCCGGAGGCCCCGCCCCCAGCGGGGAAACACAGCAGACCACCACCAGGCGGGACGCGCCCAAGCTTTTCCTGATGCAGCCGTCCGGCGCCCCAAAAGTTGTGAGGCTGGAAAAAGAGTCCACAATGATCGGCTCTTCAGACACGTCGGACATACAGATCAAGGGGCTTACCATCGGCAGGGTGGCCGCCGTGATAGCCAAGGCGGGGGACAAGTACGAGATCACTTTCCAGGGCGGCATGGCCAAGCTGAAGGTGAACGGCAAGCAGGTGGACAGGCAGATCCTCGCCAACGGCGACAAGTTCTCTATAGGCTCCTACAACTTCGAGTTCCGCACGGAGCTTTAG
- a CDS encoding 2-oxoisovalerate dehydrogenase produces the protein MKKEIIFQVEEDAEGGFIAKATGYAIFTQADSIEDLKKNVREAVDCHFEDDEKPSLIEILFQ, from the coding sequence ATGAAAAAGGAAATAATATTCCAGGTCGAAGAAGATGCGGAGGGCGGATTCATCGCCAAGGCCACCGGATATGCGATTTTCACACAGGCCGATTCTATCGAAGATCTGAAAAAAAATGTCCGTGAAGCCGTGGACTGCCATTTTGAGGACGATGAAAAGCCTTCGCTGATTGAAATTCTTTTCCAATGA
- a CDS encoding DUF4149 domain-containing protein — translation MTLIVKYVHLLSIAIWTGSIVFFSFIGAPAVFKALDRQTAGDVVGEIFPKYFLLGQSLCALALASLAYIGHTLDAFGNSAVRAGIAILIVMGAIAVYSGNVNGPEAREVKRLVRVEQDAAKKEELRKKFGRLHGISVILNIITLALGLVLLWLSLRYLAI, via the coding sequence ATGACACTGATTGTAAAGTATGTCCATCTGCTGTCCATCGCCATATGGACAGGCTCGATAGTGTTCTTCTCGTTCATCGGCGCCCCGGCGGTGTTCAAGGCGCTAGACAGGCAGACCGCCGGAGACGTGGTGGGGGAGATATTCCCGAAATATTTCCTGCTCGGTCAGTCGCTGTGCGCGCTGGCGCTAGCTTCGCTGGCTTATATCGGACACACCCTCGACGCATTCGGAAACTCCGCCGTGAGAGCCGGTATCGCGATTTTGATCGTGATGGGCGCAATCGCCGTTTATTCGGGGAATGTGAACGGACCGGAGGCGAGGGAAGTCAAACGGCTTGTCCGCGTGGAGCAGGACGCGGCGAAGAAAGAAGAACTCCGCAAAAAGTTCGGCAGGCTGCACGGAATATCCGTGATTCTGAACATCATCACACTTGCGCTGGGGCTTGTCCTGCTGTGGTTGTCCCTCCGATACCTGGCGATATAG
- a CDS encoding HAMP domain-containing protein, with amino-acid sequence MAGSGGMGLLPRIIALAALSVTPAFALLLYGAVENRRHAEEDVRSHVELLSHMVMEEHKTLIEGIRQVLIALSVNELVRPGTGGNCDAMLSGLMTQYPFYANIAAVRPDGRVYCSAAPLAGSQNVSDRLYFQKAMATGDFSAGEYQFGRIVKKSVIIFSLPRKSPAGEIQSVLYISLDIEKMYGLLEKLNISPGESLLVLDRNGTILAGRPDNGIWRGMHARGSRFIQAILSLKHGSVEMPGVDDVERVSSFSNIDIGGEPALYVAAGLDRKAVLAEVNRVFFWNISLLAIASCASLAAAWILGKEFVVRKADILMGTIKKFRDGDMSARSGITHSGDEFGGLAEALDQMAEALEKRTGELCSSRGELDKLNSELEDIVEERTAQLLAANKELEAFSYSVSHDLRSPLRAIDGFSLALMEDFGNEMNEEANHHLARIRSAAQRMAALIDDILKLSRITRATLKREIVNLSEIAESIAGDHMENQPGREVEVKIEPGMEAHGDASLLSIALENLMDNAWKFTSNMDRAMIEIGRLNGNGATEQVFFVRDNGVGFPMKYSDRLFGVFQRLHGDKDFPGTGIGLATVQRIIHKHGGRVWAESSEGSGAVFYFTV; translated from the coding sequence ATGGCCGGTTCTGGTGGAATGGGGCTGTTGCCGAGGATTATCGCGCTGGCCGCGCTTTCGGTGACCCCCGCTTTTGCGCTCCTGCTTTACGGCGCCGTTGAAAACAGGCGCCACGCCGAAGAGGACGTCCGGTCCCATGTGGAACTTCTCAGCCATATGGTGATGGAAGAGCACAAGACGCTCATCGAGGGGATCCGGCAGGTCCTCATCGCCCTTTCCGTAAACGAGCTTGTGCGCCCCGGCACAGGGGGCAATTGCGACGCCATGCTGTCGGGGCTCATGACCCAATACCCTTTCTACGCCAATATCGCCGCCGTGCGCCCGGACGGCCGGGTCTATTGCAGCGCCGCGCCGCTGGCGGGCAGTCAAAACGTGTCGGACAGGTTGTATTTCCAGAAAGCCATGGCCACGGGAGATTTTTCCGCCGGGGAATACCAGTTTGGCCGCATTGTGAAAAAGAGCGTCATCATATTCTCATTGCCGCGCAAGAGCCCGGCGGGAGAGATACAATCCGTCCTTTATATCTCCCTTGACATCGAAAAGATGTACGGCCTGCTTGAAAAGCTCAACATCAGCCCGGGTGAATCGCTGCTTGTTTTGGACCGCAACGGGACTATCCTCGCCGGAAGACCGGACAACGGCATATGGAGAGGGATGCACGCGCGTGGTTCCAGGTTCATCCAGGCAATCCTGTCTTTAAAGCATGGAAGCGTGGAGATGCCGGGGGTGGACGACGTGGAAAGGGTAAGCTCGTTCTCGAACATCGACATAGGCGGCGAGCCTGCGCTTTATGTGGCCGCCGGGCTGGACCGCAAGGCAGTTCTCGCCGAAGTCAACCGCGTTTTCTTCTGGAATATCTCGTTGCTTGCAATCGCGTCATGCGCCTCCCTTGCGGCGGCGTGGATACTTGGAAAAGAATTCGTGGTGCGCAAGGCGGACATCCTGATGGGGACGATAAAAAAGTTCCGTGACGGCGACATGTCCGCGCGCAGCGGCATCACCCACAGCGGTGACGAATTCGGCGGGCTGGCCGAGGCTCTCGACCAGATGGCGGAGGCCCTGGAAAAGAGGACGGGCGAACTATGCTCGTCGCGGGGGGAATTGGACAAATTAAACTCGGAGCTGGAGGACATCGTGGAGGAACGGACGGCGCAGCTTTTGGCGGCGAACAAGGAGCTGGAGGCGTTCAGCTATTCGGTGTCGCATGATTTGAGGTCGCCGTTGCGCGCCATAGACGGTTTTTCGCTGGCGCTTATGGAAGATTTCGGGAACGAAATGAACGAGGAGGCCAACCACCATCTTGCCCGGATCAGGAGCGCCGCCCAGCGCATGGCGGCGCTGATAGACGACATTCTCAAACTGTCGCGCATCACGCGGGCCACCTTGAAAAGGGAGATCGTCAATTTGAGCGAAATCGCCGAAAGTATCGCCGGAGACCACATGGAGAACCAGCCCGGGCGTGAGGTGGAAGTGAAAATCGAGCCGGGCATGGAGGCCCATGGGGACGCATCGCTGCTGAGCATAGCCTTGGAGAACCTGATGGACAACGCGTGGAAATTCACTTCCAACATGGACCGGGCGATGATTGAAATCGGCCGATTGAACGGGAATGGCGCAACCGAGCAGGTGTTCTTCGTGCGCGACAACGGTGTCGGATTCCCGATGAAATACTCGGACAGGCTGTTTGGGGTTTTCCAGCGCCTGCACGGCGACAAGGATTTTCCGGGCACAGGAATCGGCCTGGCCACAGTACAGCGGATAATCCACAAACATGGCGGGCGGGTCTGGGCGGAAAGTTCCGAAGGCTCCGGAGCGGTCTTTTACTTCACGGTATGA
- a CDS encoding purine-nucleoside phosphorylase, whose translation MNDNSLPDYDENGDDPLSNRAAARRAKRESRRVTGRPASMRRKTPGMAAGGEDSGQSGALPSRESRTPLDERPAQKSRTRKPAGDRLSGERRPERAPVRKRREPMREPEPKRPRQTKARPRIEEEGFELRSQPDGTLHRVKITNKKPGEKTIRARRQVREDPYGPGPGPAIFPSAAPEVGAWRRIERDLRRGAVDDRVGQSAAFLSKTLGAAPRVAVILGTGLSQAASFSGGKSASFSEIPGFPEARTPGHPGIVRSVHVEGEPVIFCEGRVHYYESGSMADAAHAALTFARMGVERLIITTAAGALNSDYALGDVMFVEDHINMMGDNPLFGMNPGSGPAVFLDVTNLYERDVIDDSDRISRRARMRHHVGTLAAMRGPVYETRAERRLLTNMGADAVCMSVVPEAIAGAYAGARVTALALIVNSALDDGGMALTHDAVESEAARHSLALKRLISAVIAR comes from the coding sequence GTGAACGACAATTCATTGCCAGATTACGACGAAAACGGGGATGATCCTCTGTCCAACCGCGCGGCGGCAAGAAGGGCCAAGCGGGAATCCCGCAGGGTGACCGGCCGCCCGGCAAGCATGAGGCGCAAGACGCCGGGAATGGCGGCTGGAGGGGAAGATTCGGGCCAGAGCGGCGCTTTGCCCTCGCGTGAGTCCAGGACTCCGCTGGATGAGCGCCCCGCCCAGAAAAGCAGGACAAGAAAACCTGCCGGGGACCGGCTTTCCGGGGAACGCAGGCCAGAACGCGCTCCTGTCCGGAAAAGAAGGGAGCCGATGCGGGAGCCGGAGCCTAAAAGGCCCCGCCAGACAAAGGCCAGGCCCAGGATTGAGGAAGAAGGATTCGAGCTGCGGTCCCAGCCGGACGGCACGTTGCATAGGGTAAAGATCACCAATAAAAAACCGGGGGAGAAGACTATCCGCGCAAGGCGCCAGGTGCGAGAGGATCCATACGGCCCGGGGCCGGGCCCGGCGATTTTCCCGTCGGCGGCCCCTGAAGTGGGCGCGTGGCGCCGGATCGAAAGGGACTTGCGGCGCGGCGCCGTGGACGACAGGGTCGGCCAGTCGGCGGCGTTCCTTTCCAAAACGCTGGGGGCGGCTCCAAGGGTCGCCGTGATATTGGGAACGGGCCTTTCGCAGGCCGCTTCCTTCAGCGGCGGGAAATCGGCAAGTTTTTCCGAAATCCCCGGGTTTCCCGAGGCCAGGACTCCGGGCCATCCCGGAATCGTCCGTTCAGTCCATGTTGAAGGTGAGCCGGTGATCTTCTGCGAGGGGAGAGTGCATTATTATGAAAGCGGAAGCATGGCCGACGCCGCGCATGCCGCGTTGACATTTGCGCGGATGGGGGTGGAGCGCCTGATAATCACCACCGCCGCCGGGGCCCTGAACTCCGATTACGCCTTGGGGGACGTCATGTTTGTGGAGGACCATATCAACATGATGGGGGACAACCCGCTTTTCGGGATGAATCCCGGGAGCGGCCCGGCGGTCTTCCTGGACGTGACGAATCTTTATGAAAGAGACGTGATAGACGATTCGGACAGGATCAGCCGGCGGGCCAGGATGCGCCATCACGTGGGCACATTGGCGGCGATGCGCGGGCCGGTCTATGAAACGCGCGCCGAAAGAAGGCTGTTGACGAACATGGGGGCGGACGCAGTGTGCATGTCGGTGGTCCCGGAGGCGATAGCCGGCGCATACGCCGGCGCGAGGGTGACGGCGCTGGCGCTGATCGTGAACAGCGCGCTTGATGACGGCGGCATGGCGCTCACGCACGACGCTGTTGAAAGCGAGGCGGCGCGGCACTCCCTGGCGTTAAAACGGCTTATTTCTGCGGTGATAGCGCGTTGA
- a CDS encoding response regulator, whose product MDEKLILLVEDNKDDEDLTIRALKKSNIMNKIAVARDGEEALDLIFNKGLRPAVTLLDLKLPKLDGMAVLKAIRERPETRLLPVVILTSSKEEQDMMNGYQLGANSYVRKPVDFLRFLQAVQSLGLYWLLLNEQPPKVG is encoded by the coding sequence ATGGACGAAAAGCTGATACTGCTGGTTGAGGACAACAAGGATGACGAGGACCTGACCATCCGGGCGCTGAAAAAGTCCAACATCATGAACAAAATAGCCGTTGCGCGCGACGGGGAAGAGGCGCTGGACCTGATTTTCAACAAGGGACTGCGCCCGGCGGTGACACTGCTGGACCTGAAACTTCCGAAGCTGGACGGCATGGCGGTGCTAAAGGCTATCCGCGAACGTCCAGAGACCAGGCTTTTGCCGGTGGTGATCCTCACATCGTCCAAGGAGGAGCAGGACATGATGAACGGCTATCAGCTCGGGGCGAACAGCTATGTGCGCAAACCAGTGGACTTTTTGCGGTTTCTGCAGGCTGTCCAGAGCCTGGGCCTTTACTGGCTGCTGCTCAACGAACAGCCGCCGAAAGTTGGTTGA
- a CDS encoding PAS domain S-box protein, whose amino-acid sequence MDNLLNLLLVEDSEEDATLVARSLKRNGHPVNYKRVFTADGLRAALSEREWDAILSDHSMPGFDTFDALDILQSSGKDIPFIIVSGFIGETEAVRAMKAGAHDYVMKDNLSRLVPAIEREIAEAASRRAKLSAESALAASERKFRTIVANIPDIVWTVGENGDFVFISANVERITGFSPEEIMRTGMAGMWSSRVHAEDRDVFNIAFRAAFKGLIGGEKLFNLEYRFQRKDCEYIWLNTRGTSSHEMDGQRFMDSVTADISERKRMERMLLCSEKMATIGQLSAGVAHEINNPLSYVMSNYGYLARELEKIFSMCESCPEGVSKGAGFAEKRGEIRALLEESREGINRISKIVRDLKGFARTGGELFGEADIHEMLDSTLNIVNNEIKYKANVVKEYGDVPRVECVSSQINQVFTNLLVNAAQAISKQGEIRLRTYAESGGVAAEISDTGSGISPENLKRIFEPLFTTKDEDEGTGLGLYISNSIVENHHGKISVDSVVGQGTTFKVWLPMRQ is encoded by the coding sequence ATGGACAACTTGCTTAATCTTCTTCTTGTGGAAGATTCGGAGGAAGACGCGACACTGGTGGCAAGATCGCTCAAGCGCAACGGCCATCCGGTCAATTACAAAAGGGTATTTACCGCTGATGGGTTGCGGGCCGCGCTTTCCGAAAGGGAATGGGACGCCATTCTTTCCGACCATTCCATGCCGGGATTCGACACGTTTGACGCACTCGACATTTTACAGTCCAGCGGCAAGGACATCCCGTTCATCATCGTCAGCGGCTTTATAGGCGAGACGGAGGCGGTGCGCGCCATGAAGGCCGGGGCGCACGATTATGTGATGAAGGACAACCTTTCGCGCCTGGTTCCCGCCATCGAGCGGGAAATCGCGGAAGCCGCCTCAAGGAGAGCCAAGCTGTCGGCAGAATCCGCGCTGGCCGCCAGCGAGCGGAAGTTCCGCACGATTGTCGCCAATATACCGGACATCGTGTGGACTGTGGGCGAAAACGGCGATTTCGTGTTCATCAGCGCCAACGTGGAGAGGATCACCGGCTTTTCGCCGGAGGAAATCATGCGGACGGGAATGGCGGGGATGTGGTCTTCGCGGGTTCACGCGGAGGACAGAGACGTTTTCAACATCGCGTTTCGCGCCGCGTTCAAGGGATTGATCGGCGGGGAGAAGCTTTTCAACCTTGAATACCGCTTCCAGAGGAAGGACTGCGAGTACATCTGGCTGAATACCCGCGGCACATCGTCGCACGAAATGGACGGGCAAAGATTCATGGACAGCGTCACAGCCGACATATCGGAACGCAAGAGGATGGAGCGGATGCTTCTGTGCTCGGAAAAGATGGCCACCATCGGCCAGCTTTCCGCCGGAGTGGCGCACGAGATAAACAATCCGTTAAGCTACGTGATGAGCAACTATGGTTATCTGGCCAGGGAGCTGGAGAAGATTTTTTCCATGTGCGAATCATGCCCGGAAGGCGTATCAAAAGGGGCCGGCTTCGCGGAAAAGCGGGGGGAAATACGCGCGTTGCTCGAAGAGTCGCGCGAGGGGATCAACAGGATAAGCAAGATCGTGCGCGACCTGAAAGGTTTTGCGCGCACCGGCGGCGAACTGTTCGGCGAGGCGGACATCCATGAGATGCTCGACTCCACCCTGAACATCGTAAACAACGAGATAAAGTACAAGGCGAACGTGGTGAAAGAATACGGGGACGTGCCCAGGGTGGAATGCGTGTCATCGCAGATCAACCAGGTGTTCACCAACCTTCTGGTGAACGCGGCCCAGGCCATAAGCAAGCAGGGGGAGATAAGATTGCGCACCTACGCTGAAAGCGGCGGCGTTGCGGCGGAAATCAGCGATACGGGAAGCGGGATATCTCCGGAAAACCTGAAACGTATATTCGAGCCCCTGTTCACCACAAAGGACGAGGACGAAGGGACCGGGCTGGGGCTTTATATTTCCAACAGCATAGTGGAAAACCATCATGGGAAGATATCCGTGGACAGCGTCGTGGGGCAAGGGACGACGTTCAAGGTGTGGCTGCCGATGCGGCAATGA
- the nadB gene encoding L-aspartate oxidase produces the protein MSRIDTDFLVIGSGIAGLTFALKAARHGQVALVTKKELAESSTNYAQGGIAAVMGEDDSFELHMADTLTTGAGLCHQDAVRILVESGPAMIRDLIEFGVRFSSGERAGGLDLGREGGHTRRRIAHANDLTGAEIEKALIESVKRSPNIRVFENHIGVNLVSTAKLRPERVAAKSPGDACVGAYVMDKASDTINVFSAKATFLATGGVGKVYLYTSNPDIASGDGIAMARRIGAKVANMEFMQFHPTCLFHPLAKSFLISEAVRGEGAQLKLANGSTFMEKYHPMGSLAPRDIVARAIDREMKKSGDDCVYLDTRMIDPEWFPKRFPNIFATCLSFGFNPTTQMIPVVPAAHYMCGGVNTDLDAQTSIPGLFAAGECAHTGVHGANRLASNSLLEAVVFADRGAKSALQRVKAARTGDFVIPDWDYGKAVDADEQVVITHMWDEIRRLMWNYVGIVRTDKRLARAKNRISLLVREIEDYYWNFVLTPDLIELRNLALNAELIIDCAMRRRESRGLHYNLDHPEPDDGAFLKDTVV, from the coding sequence GTGTCCAGAATAGACACCGACTTCCTCGTGATCGGCTCCGGCATCGCGGGGCTCACCTTCGCCCTCAAGGCTGCCAGACACGGCCAGGTGGCGCTTGTCACAAAAAAGGAACTGGCCGAGTCCAGCACAAACTACGCCCAGGGGGGGATCGCCGCCGTCATGGGGGAGGACGACTCCTTCGAGCTGCACATGGCCGACACCCTGACCACCGGCGCCGGGCTTTGCCACCAGGACGCGGTGAGGATACTGGTGGAAAGCGGCCCGGCCATGATCCGGGACCTTATCGAGTTTGGCGTGCGGTTTTCAAGCGGGGAACGGGCCGGCGGGCTGGACCTGGGGCGCGAAGGGGGCCACACCAGGAGGCGCATCGCCCACGCAAACGACCTTACGGGGGCGGAGATCGAAAAGGCGCTCATCGAATCGGTCAAGCGCTCGCCGAACATACGGGTGTTCGAGAACCATATCGGGGTAAACCTCGTTTCCACCGCCAAACTCCGCCCGGAGCGGGTGGCCGCAAAATCGCCCGGTGACGCCTGCGTGGGGGCGTATGTGATGGACAAGGCGTCGGACACGATAAACGTATTTTCCGCCAAGGCCACATTCCTGGCCACCGGCGGGGTGGGCAAGGTGTACCTGTACACATCCAACCCGGACATCGCCTCCGGCGACGGGATCGCCATGGCCCGCAGGATCGGGGCAAAGGTGGCGAACATGGAGTTCATGCAGTTCCACCCCACATGCCTTTTCCACCCGCTGGCCAAGTCGTTCCTGATATCCGAGGCGGTGCGGGGCGAAGGGGCGCAGCTCAAACTGGCCAACGGCTCCACGTTCATGGAAAAATACCACCCCATGGGGTCTTTGGCCCCGCGCGACATCGTGGCCCGCGCAATAGACCGGGAGATGAAAAAAAGCGGAGACGACTGCGTGTACCTGGACACCCGGATGATAGACCCGGAATGGTTCCCCAAAAGGTTCCCGAACATTTTCGCCACATGCCTTTCCTTCGGGTTCAATCCCACCACCCAGATGATCCCCGTGGTGCCGGCCGCCCATTACATGTGCGGCGGAGTGAATACCGACCTGGACGCCCAGACATCCATCCCCGGCCTTTTCGCCGCGGGGGAATGCGCCCACACCGGGGTGCATGGAGCCAACCGGCTGGCGAGCAACTCGCTTTTAGAGGCGGTGGTGTTCGCCGACAGGGGGGCCAAAAGCGCCCTGCAACGGGTAAAAGCCGCGAGAACCGGAGATTTTGTGATTCCTGATTGGGACTACGGCAAAGCTGTGGACGCGGACGAGCAGGTGGTGATAACCCATATGTGGGACGAGATACGAAGGCTCATGTGGAACTACGTTGGCATCGTGCGCACGGACAAGCGGCTTGCCCGGGCCAAGAACCGCATATCCCTTCTCGTCCGGGAGATAGAGGACTATTACTGGAACTTCGTGCTCACCCCGGACCTCATCGAGCTTCGCAACCTGGCCCTCAACGCGGAGCTGATAATAGATTGCGCCATGCGCCGCCGCGAGTCACGCGGGCTGCATTACAACCTTGACCATCCGGAGCCCGACGACGGGGCATTTCTCAAGGACACGGTGGTCTGA
- a CDS encoding SPOR domain-containing protein, with protein MGGNEKKGGKSPGVLLTGKQVAVLFGAIAAIAGVTFLAGYLSGGVVKQNAPETPVKAGQQEEESQFFGGAVTPKKLDADSIIKERELEKEARPQQFTFTKTLSSEQAPAATAQPARQEKAEPVRDVKQDEPKVSALVKKNDPAKPAAEAKEAAKQEKPKKEATPAKNAKEPAAKPKQAAEAKAPSSASGAKKPEAKTFTVQVGSFPSKAEAEKLSARLAAKNHNAFIQPFANKGTTWYRVRVGSYRTEPAAARAAEKLKSDEKVSTFVTSN; from the coding sequence ATGGGCGGCAACGAAAAAAAAGGGGGCAAGAGCCCGGGAGTGCTCCTCACGGGAAAGCAGGTGGCGGTGCTGTTCGGAGCCATCGCGGCCATAGCTGGGGTCACTTTCCTCGCCGGATACCTTTCCGGCGGGGTGGTGAAACAAAACGCGCCTGAGACCCCCGTGAAAGCCGGACAACAGGAGGAAGAATCGCAGTTTTTCGGAGGGGCGGTGACTCCCAAAAAGCTGGACGCGGATTCCATAATCAAGGAGAGGGAACTGGAAAAGGAGGCCAGGCCCCAGCAGTTCACATTCACTAAAACGCTGTCGTCTGAACAGGCCCCGGCGGCCACGGCGCAACCTGCCAGGCAGGAGAAGGCGGAGCCTGTCCGGGACGTAAAGCAGGACGAACCAAAGGTGTCCGCCCTGGTGAAAAAGAACGATCCGGCCAAGCCGGCGGCGGAAGCAAAAGAAGCGGCCAAGCAGGAAAAACCGAAAAAGGAGGCCACGCCGGCAAAGAACGCCAAGGAACCGGCCGCAAAGCCCAAACAGGCCGCCGAAGCGAAGGCCCCTTCATCGGCCTCCGGCGCGAAAAAACCCGAAGCGAAAACTTTTACGGTGCAGGTGGGATCTTTCCCCTCAAAGGCCGAGGCGGAAAAACTGTCGGCCAGACTTGCGGCCAAAAACCACAATGCGTTCATACAACCCTTCGCCAACAAAGGGACCACATGGTACCGGGTTCGTGTGGGGTCGTACAGGACGGAGCCGGCCGCCGCCCGCGCCGCGGAGAAGCTCAAGAGCGATGAAAAAGTTTCCACCTTCGTCACTTCAAACTGA
- a CDS encoding DUF4115 domain-containing protein — MSETLGRQLASARAKKGVSVEEIARLTRINAKFIRMLEEDRYDLLPGLVFIKGLLRTYSGVLGLSAEEMVAKFEGLGVEIADRSPKLISMPLNPKTGMGKKIAAGVAALAVVAWLFYYFLSPSAEAPDKTIEQQIKNREIKTPTVVITPQEAKPAETAALETTNAPAAAPAAPAPVTEKKDAAPVTPLVAKPAAPAPVANTVAAKPAAPAPALAKREATPAPVAPATVKPAAPAQGVTHNNTDQPADGNDSQNHKLIITASEETWVSVSMDSAGSKQMTLQPGQSVSFKAKKRFKLTVGNVSGTKARLDGEDVRFHHVLQNVVTDMEIPVKPRPAE; from the coding sequence ATGAGCGAAACACTGGGAAGACAGCTTGCTTCGGCAAGGGCCAAGAAAGGCGTGTCCGTAGAGGAAATCGCCAGGCTTACGAGGATAAACGCCAAATTCATCAGGATGCTCGAGGAGGACAGGTATGACCTTCTTCCCGGACTGGTGTTCATAAAAGGGCTTTTGCGCACATACTCCGGCGTGCTGGGGCTGTCCGCCGAAGAGATGGTGGCCAAATTCGAGGGGCTTGGCGTGGAGATCGCCGACCGCAGCCCGAAGCTTATTTCAATGCCGCTCAATCCCAAGACCGGCATGGGCAAAAAGATCGCGGCCGGCGTGGCGGCGTTGGCCGTGGTGGCCTGGCTGTTCTATTATTTCCTCAGCCCGTCAGCCGAAGCGCCTGATAAGACCATCGAGCAGCAGATCAAAAACAGGGAAATCAAGACTCCAACGGTAGTAATTACTCCCCAGGAAGCAAAACCGGCCGAGACAGCCGCCCTTGAGACAACAAATGCCCCTGCGGCGGCCCCTGCGGCGCCAGCGCCCGTTACGGAAAAAAAGGATGCTGCGCCGGTCACCCCTCTCGTGGCAAAACCGGCGGCTCCTGCCCCTGTGGCCAATACCGTTGCGGCAAAACCGGCGGCTCCGGCCCCGGCCTTGGCAAAAAGGGAGGCAACGCCAGCCCCAGTGGCTCCGGCCACGGTCAAACCAGCCGCTCCAGCCCAGGGGGTCACGCACAATAATACAGATCAGCCTGCCGATGGGAACGACTCCCAGAATCACAAACTCATTATAACCGCCAGCGAAGAAACGTGGGTCAGCGTCTCGATGGACTCGGCGGGGTCAAAGCAGATGACGTTGCAGCCGGGCCAGAGCGTCTCTTTCAAGGCGAAAAAGCGGTTCAAGCTGACGGTGGGCAATGTCAGCGGGACAAAAGCGCGGCTGGACGGCGAGGATGTCAGGTTCCACCACGTTCTGCAGAACGTGGTGACGGACATGGAGATACCGGTAAAGCCCAGGCCGGCTGAATAA